A window of the Brumimicrobium sp. genome harbors these coding sequences:
- a CDS encoding T9SS type A sorting domain-containing protein has protein sequence MRNLKILLATLMLNLSSFGLCQYSFIPSTVPFKGVSGGDIQVGDLNDDNLPDILICGTDNSFQPITLLYLNQGGGMFSPSPVQPFDAYSDGSIMLLDIDGDGDLDVSFYGSDVNEGAVLYMNNSSGGTVNFTQSSGFSSLSDQVFSASTAYADMDNDGIIDIVYTGFSYLEGGTFIYFKKGLGGGIFDSEQKLKYLSNDLLDGVQGTLILADMDNDGDIDIFVTGETGMNYTPLTKIYSNILEEQGVFSFDETVVLPFSGLVSTEAAILDVDNDGDFDILISGEDGANMPQTTLYYNHGGFNFTTTKSNDLENVMGGVMAYADIDGDGDIDIIVSGYTKDNNNNDTIVTVLHINDGTGYYSKITGPNVLFNGAGDGNLSMADIDGDGDIDIIVSGFDVFGSTDALTTLYLNHTPQVSSVTSYDGSVWVIYPNPSDGIFTIHTAENMDNTPIEIYSTIGELLYSTHVLGSTAEINLENFPSGVYLVKLNNHETTRIIKY, from the coding sequence ATGAGAAATTTGAAAATTTTATTAGCAACTTTGATGTTAAACCTTAGTTCTTTTGGTCTTTGTCAATACTCGTTTATTCCTAGTACTGTGCCTTTTAAGGGGGTTAGTGGGGGTGACATCCAAGTAGGAGATTTGAATGATGATAATCTTCCGGATATATTAATTTGTGGAACAGATAATTCTTTTCAGCCTATTACATTATTATACTTAAATCAAGGGGGAGGGATGTTCTCCCCATCTCCTGTTCAACCTTTTGACGCATATAGCGACGGGTCTATAATGTTATTAGATATAGATGGAGATGGAGATTTGGATGTGTCTTTTTATGGAAGTGATGTGAATGAAGGGGCTGTTTTATATATGAATAATAGTAGCGGAGGCACAGTGAATTTCACTCAATCTTCTGGGTTCTCATCGTTATCAGATCAAGTTTTTAGTGCTTCTACAGCCTATGCCGATATGGATAATGATGGAATTATTGATATTGTTTACACAGGTTTCTCATATCTAGAAGGAGGTACATTTATTTATTTTAAGAAAGGTTTAGGGGGTGGAATTTTTGATTCGGAACAGAAATTAAAATATTTAAGTAATGATCTTTTAGATGGAGTGCAAGGAACTCTTATACTTGCTGATATGGATAATGATGGCGATATAGATATATTTGTAACAGGGGAAACTGGTATGAATTATACACCTCTTACAAAGATATACTCAAACATTTTGGAAGAGCAAGGGGTTTTTTCTTTTGACGAAACAGTAGTTCTCCCTTTCTCTGGATTAGTGTCAACTGAAGCAGCCATATTAGATGTCGATAATGATGGGGATTTTGATATTCTTATTTCGGGGGAAGATGGAGCCAACATGCCTCAAACTACTTTGTATTACAATCATGGAGGCTTTAATTTCACTACCACTAAGTCAAATGATTTGGAAAATGTTATGGGAGGTGTAATGGCATACGCAGATATTGATGGAGATGGTGATATTGATATCATAGTTTCAGGATATACTAAAGACAACAATAATAATGACACGATTGTGACGGTACTCCATATTAATGATGGAACAGGGTATTATAGTAAAATTACTGGACCTAATGTGCTATTTAATGGGGCTGGTGATGGAAATTTAAGTATGGCAGATATCGATGGTGATGGAGATATTGATATAATTGTCTCAGGATTTGATGTATTCGGTTCTACAGATGCATTAACTACTTTATATTTAAATCACACGCCTCAAGTTTCTAGTGTCACCTCATACGATGGAAGTGTATGGGTAATCTATCCGAATCCTTCTGATGGAATTTTTACTATTCATACTGCTGAGAATATGGATAATACTCCTATCGAGATATATTCCACTATAGGAGAGTTGCTTTATAGCACCCATGTTCTTGGAAGTACTGCTGAAATTAATTTGGAAAATTTCCCAAGTGGTGTTTATCTCGTGAAATTGAATAATCATGAAACAACACGTATAATAAAATATTAA
- a CDS encoding L,D-transpeptidase family protein, protein MRYIFLLLGCLLFSFVNQIDFLTEQKKYTRVRTAITEKEILLKDKLNTWGLEPNNLHILFVAYKDDDILEVYGKRKSEENYKKLFSYAICSRSGKLGPKRKEGDGQVPEGFYLINRFNPVSNFYLSLGLNYPNLSDKRKSVATKLGGDIFIHGGCVTIGCLPMTDDKIKEIYLLAAYAKNNGQSQIPIYIFPFQMTDNIMLTFRNRYADNPNLISFWENLKTGYDIFQRDKKALRIQVKENGDYTF, encoded by the coding sequence ATGAGATATATCTTTTTATTACTAGGTTGTTTGTTGTTTTCTTTCGTAAACCAAATAGACTTTCTTACCGAACAAAAGAAATATACAAGAGTAAGAACAGCTATTACAGAGAAAGAAATTCTTTTAAAAGACAAACTTAATACATGGGGACTAGAACCTAATAATTTACACATACTTTTTGTAGCATATAAAGATGATGACATATTAGAGGTGTATGGAAAAAGAAAATCAGAAGAAAATTATAAGAAATTATTTTCATACGCAATCTGCAGTAGATCGGGTAAATTAGGCCCTAAGAGAAAAGAAGGAGATGGTCAAGTTCCAGAAGGATTTTATCTGATCAATCGTTTTAATCCTGTTAGTAATTTCTATTTATCTTTAGGGTTGAATTATCCCAATTTATCAGATAAAAGAAAGAGCGTAGCCACAAAACTGGGGGGTGATATCTTTATTCACGGTGGATGCGTAACTATTGGTTGTTTGCCAATGACAGATGATAAGATAAAAGAAATTTATTTATTAGCGGCATATGCTAAAAACAATGGACAATCACAAATTCCTATATATATCTTTCCTTTTCAAATGACTGATAATATTATGCTTACATTTAGGAATCGATATGCAGATAATCCAAATCTTATTTCCTTTTGGGAAAATTTAAAAACAGGATATGATATCTTTCAAAGAGACAAGAAAGCACTTCGTATCCAAGTAAAAGAGAATGGGGATTATACCTTTTGA
- a CDS encoding T9SS type A sorting domain-containing protein, whose product MKTILISLLLLSTGYYSYAQYTFVPSTSVFQGLSGGDLQMGDLNNDGFPDIIMSGFDNTGSMLTEIYLNDGQGDFILSSNQPFVGYVDVTIILTDVNGDGSLDVLFNGEKENTGLTMEYYENLNIPNTVDFQFVGGFTGGPAALRSSTVWADLNNDGNMDIVYSGYQIGVGVFIWYLLGDGSGNFANAVMVPGTMGACAGSLIAQDIDGDGDIDLFVVGFDSDDMVDPKTRMYKNKIAEGGGFNFEEITGLPFMDMSISLAKAEDVDGDGRLDLFLSGRNQIGEIETRLYYQSSPFNFVEDKAAGDFDGIVDGDMALADIDGDGDIDIIVSGFATDNNGDDIITTTLYINDFKNGGSGNYTKVPGLNFQGAGTGNLGMMDIDGDGDIDIIVSGFDDYNSTDSYTTLYYNKTPQVSSITSYEGATWVVYPNPTDGVFMIHTSDYLNDSSIEVYSLLGEAITSAKIVNNATCIDLSNYPAGVYILNLNNQQTYKIVKY is encoded by the coding sequence ATGAAAACAATACTTATAAGTCTTTTGCTATTATCAACAGGGTACTATTCGTATGCCCAGTACACCTTTGTGCCTAGTACTTCTGTCTTTCAAGGATTATCTGGTGGTGATCTTCAAATGGGGGATTTGAATAACGATGGATTTCCCGATATTATCATGTCTGGATTTGATAATACTGGTAGTATGTTGACTGAAATCTATCTGAATGATGGTCAAGGCGATTTTATTTTATCTAGTAATCAGCCTTTTGTTGGATATGTTGATGTTACTATAATCTTGACAGATGTTAATGGGGACGGTAGTTTGGATGTGCTTTTTAACGGGGAAAAAGAGAATACAGGCCTAACCATGGAATATTATGAAAATCTAAATATCCCAAATACTGTTGATTTTCAATTTGTAGGAGGGTTTACAGGCGGACCTGCAGCTTTAAGGAGTTCTACTGTTTGGGCAGATCTTAATAACGATGGAAATATGGATATTGTTTATTCAGGTTATCAAATTGGAGTAGGGGTTTTTATATGGTATTTATTGGGAGATGGTTCTGGAAATTTTGCTAATGCTGTAATGGTTCCAGGAACTATGGGTGCATGTGCAGGTAGTTTAATTGCACAAGATATAGATGGAGATGGAGATATTGACTTATTTGTGGTAGGATTTGATAGTGATGATATGGTTGATCCTAAAACTAGAATGTACAAAAATAAGATAGCTGAAGGAGGAGGATTTAACTTTGAAGAGATAACAGGGCTTCCATTTATGGATATGAGTATAAGTTTAGCAAAGGCTGAAGATGTAGATGGAGATGGGCGATTGGATTTATTTCTATCGGGTAGAAATCAAATAGGTGAAATAGAGACACGTCTATATTACCAATCAAGCCCGTTCAACTTTGTTGAAGATAAGGCTGCTGGTGATTTTGATGGAATAGTTGATGGAGACATGGCTTTAGCTGATATAGATGGAGATGGAGATATCGATATTATTGTTTCAGGTTTTGCAACCGATAACAATGGAGATGATATTATTACAACTACTTTATATATAAATGATTTTAAAAATGGAGGAAGTGGAAATTATACTAAGGTTCCTGGACTTAATTTCCAAGGAGCTGGGACTGGAAATCTAGGTATGATGGATATAGATGGAGATGGAGATATTGATATTATTGTTTCGGGATTTGATGATTATAATTCAACTGATAGCTATACTACACTCTATTATAATAAAACTCCTCAAGTGTCAAGCATTACTTCTTATGAAGGTGCAACATGGGTAGTATATCCAAATCCGACAGATGGAGTATTTATGATTCATACCTCCGATTATTTAAATGATTCTAGTATTGAGGTGTATTCATTGTTGGGAGAAGCTATTACTAGCGCTAAGATAGTAAACAATGCTACATGTATTGATTTATCTAATTATCCAGCGGGTGTATATATATTAAATCTGAATAATCAGCAAACATATAAGATTGTAAAATATTAA
- a CDS encoding T9SS type A sorting domain-containing protein — MKKRVHFIVVLGIIFYSFFSFGQVNFTESSSAFQGVGFGSVAMGDLNGDGFPDVVTTGADSDGIPSTILYLNDGAGNYYPYANANFENLQRSAVALVDFDNDGDLDVIIAGVDELYFDFPTRVYLNKSELGYLGFESVTNLGIYNPLMDVVIAFEDFDNDGYIDVILSGEDNNSSYFTTVYRNNVNGYLNNSQPMFQSITYSLDTYDNGELITYSAVNGDIAIADIDNDGDNDIIITGIKGLYPMNEPGTALFLNEFSSTGLVNFTYVPGMPFPDLIASSVTVEDVDSDGISDVFLTGISNTGDTLSLLYYNNGNYGFSTTKANAFEGMSSAAVNFADIDGDGDIDIIVSGFRTGDNPGTSVLKTDMYLNDGDGEYTMVAGTGLGGASGAGGTSMACADIDGDGDIDIIISGIKTDDGDYETTLYLNETPQTSNIISYDKSAWLIYPNPSTGVFTVNTSDNLDNSLIEVYSVVGELVYSTKVNGTTATIDLEAFANGVYTVKLNQQKTTKIVKY; from the coding sequence ATGAAAAAAAGAGTACATTTTATAGTAGTTCTGGGGATCATTTTTTATTCATTTTTTTCCTTTGGACAAGTTAATTTTACTGAAAGTTCAAGTGCCTTCCAAGGGGTAGGATTTGGTAGTGTAGCCATGGGGGATTTGAATGGTGATGGGTTTCCTGATGTTGTAACAACTGGAGCCGATAGCGATGGGATACCATCCACTATCTTATACCTTAATGATGGTGCTGGAAATTATTATCCATATGCAAATGCAAATTTTGAGAATTTGCAGAGAAGTGCAGTAGCACTCGTAGATTTTGATAATGATGGAGACTTAGATGTTATCATTGCAGGTGTAGACGAGTTGTATTTTGATTTTCCTACAAGGGTTTATTTAAACAAATCAGAACTAGGTTACCTAGGCTTTGAGTCAGTTACGAATCTTGGGATTTACAATCCATTAATGGATGTTGTTATAGCTTTTGAGGATTTTGATAATGATGGTTATATAGATGTTATTTTGAGTGGAGAAGATAATAATTCAAGCTATTTTACAACTGTATATAGAAACAATGTAAATGGGTATTTAAATAATAGTCAACCTATGTTTCAATCCATCACCTATTCTTTAGATACCTATGATAATGGCGAACTAATAACGTATAGTGCAGTAAATGGTGATATTGCTATTGCTGATATAGATAATGATGGGGATAATGATATTATAATTACGGGCATAAAAGGACTTTATCCAATGAATGAACCTGGAACTGCTTTATTTCTAAATGAATTTTCTTCTACAGGTTTGGTTAACTTTACTTATGTGCCAGGAATGCCATTCCCTGACTTAATTGCTAGTTCCGTTACAGTAGAGGATGTAGATAGTGATGGGATATCAGATGTTTTCCTTACAGGAATCTCAAACACAGGAGATACGCTTAGTTTATTGTATTATAATAATGGAAATTATGGTTTTAGTACTACAAAGGCAAATGCTTTTGAAGGTATGAGTAGTGCAGCTGTTAATTTTGCAGATATTGATGGAGATGGAGATATAGATATAATTGTTTCGGGTTTCAGAACGGGTGATAACCCGGGAACTTCTGTCTTGAAGACAGATATGTATTTGAATGATGGAGATGGGGAATATACTATGGTCGCAGGAACTGGATTAGGTGGGGCTTCAGGAGCAGGTGGTACATCTATGGCTTGTGCTGATATAGATGGAGATGGAGATATAGATATTATTATTTCTGGAATTAAGACTGATGATGGTGATTATGAGACAACTCTATACCTTAATGAGACTCCTCAAACCTCAAATATTATTTCTTATGACAAAAGTGCTTGGCTAATTTATCCTAATCCTTCGACTGGTGTATTTACTGTTAATACCTCTGATAATCTAGACAACTCATTAATAGAAGTATATTCTGTTGTAGGAGAATTGGTTTATAGCACTAAAGTAAATGGTACAACAGCAACTATTGATTTGGAAGCATTTGCTAACGGAGTATATACAGTTAAGTTAAACCAACAAAAGACTACTAAGATTGTAAAGTATTAA